A genomic segment from Mycoplasma sp. 1018B encodes:
- a CDS encoding ECF transporter S component → MFNLEGGKLFKKWSIRKISFVGILIAISVVFLVISVGIMPFFSYPSFKISFIGLPVKITGFIFGPIVGGLVGLLSDLISFLFLPTNYNPLYTLATASNGIIAGIIGWLFLKLFHYYFGGAFRDTVYETKIILLNKQLIKLKLTNPDSKKIKKILNKILNFGEKRKKIRIVGTRGTLLNFNVTIATLFLMLIIFLIIWLIYTQVSDLQITSGIIKNRFVLTMLMITGFGAMIIFLWFARFKMKARHFFIIVPIVVFSAFIELVNVPILSLADAFSNSTGTNSIFVYIFTHTILSPVKIWVNMIVIFFTYNIINPLINKNNGITY, encoded by the coding sequence ATGTTTAATTTAGAAGGCGGAAAATTATTTAAAAAATGAAGTATTAGAAAAATTTCTTTTGTTGGTATTTTAATAGCAATATCTGTAGTTTTTCTTGTTATATCAGTTGGAATAATGCCATTTTTTTCTTATCCTTCTTTTAAAATTAGTTTTATTGGTTTGCCTGTGAAAATAACAGGATTTATTTTCGGACCTATTGTTGGTGGATTAGTTGGTTTATTGAGTGATTTGATAAGTTTTTTATTTTTGCCAACTAACTATAATCCTTTATATACTTTAGCTACGGCTTCTAATGGAATAATTGCGGGAATTATTGGTTGATTATTTTTAAAACTATTTCACTATTATTTTGGAGGAGCTTTTAGAGATACTGTTTATGAAACAAAAATTATTCTTTTAAATAAACAACTAATTAAATTAAAATTAACCAATCCAGATTCTAAAAAAATAAAAAAAATATTAAACAAAATATTAAATTTTGGTGAAAAAAGAAAAAAAATTAGAATAGTAGGAACTAGAGGAACATTATTAAATTTTAACGTTACAATAGCTACTTTGTTTTTAATGCTAATTATCTTTTTAATTATTTGATTAATTTATACACAAGTAAGTGACTTGCAAATTACTTCGGGTATTATTAAAAATAGATTTGTTTTAACAATGTTAATGATAACTGGTTTTGGTGCAATGATTATTTTTTTATGATTTGCCAGATTTAAAATGAAAGCACGTCATTTCTTTATAATTGTACCAATTGTAGTATTTTCAGCATTTATTGAATTAGTTAATGTGCCTATTTTATCTTTAGCGGATGCTTTTTCTAATTCAACAGGAACTAATAGTATTTTTGTTTATATTTTTACTCATACAATACTTTCACCTGTAAAAATTTGAGTAAATATGATAGTAATATTTTTTACATATAACATTATTAATCCATTAATTAATAAAAATAATGGCATTACGTATTAA
- the frr gene encoding ribosome recycling factor gives MEFELYNYEFDIEAQKVLDHYVFELSKISTGRANPQLVKGIKINYYDSLTSLEELANISVPEAQQLLIKPYDVSINKEITKVILAENLNVAVADEGNQVRLTFAPLTTEKRKELVKGLNKFTESAKVGIRNTRQNVNKRIKADEELSEDLQRNYLDKIQKLTDEKIAHIDQLTKNKEKELLTI, from the coding sequence ATGGAATTTGAATTATATAATTATGAATTCGATATAGAAGCACAAAAAGTTTTAGATCATTATGTTTTTGAACTTTCAAAAATTTCTACTGGAAGAGCAAATCCACAATTAGTTAAAGGTATAAAAATTAATTATTATGATAGTTTAACTTCTTTAGAAGAACTTGCTAATATAAGCGTACCCGAAGCACAACAATTATTAATTAAACCTTATGATGTTTCAATTAATAAAGAAATTACAAAAGTAATTTTAGCTGAAAATTTAAATGTAGCAGTTGCTGATGAAGGTAATCAAGTTAGATTAACTTTTGCACCTTTAACTACTGAAAAACGTAAAGAATTAGTAAAAGGATTAAATAAATTTACAGAATCAGCTAAAGTTGGTATTAGAAATACTCGTCAAAATGTTAATAAAAGAATTAAAGCGGATGAAGAATTATCAGAAGATCTTCAAAGAAATTATTTGGATAAAATTCAAAAATTAACTGATGAAAAAATAGCTCATATTGATCAATTAACTAAAAATAAAGAAAAAGAATTATTAACTATTTAA
- a CDS encoding class I tRNA ligase family protein — translation MKNNKMLKIYVCGPTVYNHVHIGNLRPVLTFDLILKAARELNYDFKFIHNITDIDDKIIEKAIKENKNEKEISNFFTNKYLELLNILNINTITNLEKVTDNLPLIDNYINKLVISKNAYLDENQNVWFDVKKNIKAYGNVSNQKLSNMIFEDKYKAKKFEADFALWKQTNIGIQFNSSFGKGRPGWHTECVALIDKHFAEEELDFHGGGMDLTFPHHENENIQHWSLYNKNLCKNWLRTGQINLEGVKMSKSLGNVILAKDFLNKYGPAILKLLFFNSKITAPINITDELISNMQQIENKYKKFIFKFFVDKLDVNTDNDNLINNKKYNDILLSVYNQDFAKYNFLINELFKLINKENDIENKIVLFKIFNLFHSELTDKNKYLKHIEIFKKWQEFLEQKEYSKADNLRQILIDANLI, via the coding sequence ATGAAAAATAATAAGATGCTAAAAATTTATGTTTGTGGACCAACAGTTTATAATCATGTTCATATTGGTAATTTAAGACCGGTATTAACTTTCGATTTAATATTAAAAGCTGCCCGAGAATTAAATTATGATTTCAAATTCATTCACAATATAACAGATATAGATGATAAAATTATTGAAAAAGCAATAAAAGAAAATAAAAACGAAAAAGAAATAAGTAATTTTTTTACTAATAAATATCTTGAATTATTAAATATTTTGAATATTAATACAATTACAAATTTAGAAAAAGTAACAGATAATTTACCTTTGATTGACAATTATATTAATAAATTAGTAATATCAAAAAATGCTTATTTAGATGAAAATCAAAATGTTTGGTTCGATGTTAAAAAAAATATAAAAGCATATGGTAATGTTTCTAATCAAAAATTAAGTAATATGATTTTTGAAGATAAATATAAAGCAAAAAAATTTGAAGCAGATTTTGCTTTATGAAAACAAACTAATATAGGTATCCAGTTTAATTCATCTTTTGGTAAGGGTCGTCCAGGTTGACATACTGAATGTGTGGCATTGATAGATAAACATTTTGCTGAAGAAGAATTAGATTTTCACGGCGGTGGTATGGATTTAACTTTTCCGCACCATGAAAATGAAAACATACAACATTGATCATTATATAATAAAAATCTTTGCAAAAATTGATTAAGAACTGGCCAAATAAATTTAGAAGGTGTAAAAATGTCTAAATCTTTGGGTAATGTTATTTTAGCAAAAGATTTTTTAAATAAATATGGACCTGCAATTTTAAAATTATTATTTTTTAATAGTAAAATAACTGCTCCAATTAATATTACAGATGAATTGATTTCTAATATGCAACAAATAGAAAATAAATACAAAAAATTCATTTTTAAATTTTTTGTAGATAAATTAGATGTTAATACTGATAATGATAATTTAATAAATAATAAAAAATATAATGATATTTTATTATCGGTATATAATCAAGATTTTGCTAAGTATAATTTTTTAATTAATGAATTGTTTAAATTAATTAATAAGGAAAATGATATTGAAAATAAAATTGTTCTCTTTAAGATATTCAATTTATTCCACAGTGAATTAACAGATAAAAATAAATATTTAAAACATATTGAAATATTTAAGAAATGACAGGAATTTTTAGAACAAAAAGAATATAGCAAAGCTGATAATTTAAGACAAATTTTAATTGATGCTAATTTAATTTAG
- the pyrH gene encoding UMP kinase, translating to MKYKRILVKLSGEGLANKDKSLAIDYELVEDIAKQLKTVIDENVQVAIVVGGGNFWRGVSAERNGIPRNRADYIGMLATIMNGLALRSGFEKVGIKARVQSSIMIDQKVAENYVNEKTLKYLQEGEVVIFAGGTGRPYFTTDTAATLFASEIKAEVILMGKNGVDGIYDKDPRTNADAKHYEKITYDEILEKKLQVMDLTATSMARDNNINLIVFNILEKNSIVKVLKNEIKFTEVIK from the coding sequence GTGAAGTATAAAAGAATTTTAGTCAAACTCTCAGGTGAAGGTTTAGCTAATAAAGATAAAAGTTTAGCAATTGATTATGAATTAGTTGAAGACATAGCAAAACAATTAAAAACGGTTATTGATGAAAATGTGCAAGTCGCTATTGTAGTTGGAGGAGGTAATTTTTGACGTGGAGTAAGCGCGGAAAGAAATGGTATTCCTAGAAATAGAGCTGATTATATAGGTATGCTTGCAACAATTATGAATGGATTAGCCTTAAGAAGTGGTTTTGAAAAAGTTGGTATTAAGGCGAGAGTGCAATCTTCAATAATGATAGATCAAAAAGTAGCAGAAAATTATGTGAATGAAAAAACATTAAAATATTTGCAAGAAGGTGAAGTAGTAATTTTCGCTGGTGGAACTGGTAGACCATATTTTACTACTGATACTGCGGCAACTTTATTTGCCTCAGAAATTAAAGCAGAAGTAATTTTAATGGGTAAAAATGGTGTGGATGGCATTTATGATAAAGATCCAAGAACCAACGCTGACGCTAAACATTATGAAAAAATTACTTATGATGAAATTTTGGAAAAAAAATTACAGGTAATGGATTTAACCGCTACAAGCATGGCAAGAGATAATAATATTAATCTAATAGTATTTAATATATTAGAGAAAAATTCAATTGTTAAAGTATTAAAAAATGAAATTAAATTCACGGAGGTGATTAAATAA
- a CDS encoding phosphatidate cytidylyltransferase produces the protein MKLLKERIIPALILLVVSLGIVIPLSIFSPIYYESRIITLVFISFITAIFSYEFFKAMRLKNIFIYLLTLSLVASIVFPLTNLIQIHQNNFQQPFDTRQIIIFIQNIAQSWETIIIILTVSLIFFIIEKVTRKLTFNDLLLRTFYVLFTSYLFSIVMKSFMIFLDFDYKLWLIPLAIAISYDTGGFFAGKYLGKKIIKKSFAPIISPNKTWEGFIFGSLIAIIIASVLTFSLNLFQMHNYSLIKQIIFVLLAPLIAAIGDLYFSLIKRLNGIKDYSKILLGHGGFLDRFDSILFILFFIFIICMF, from the coding sequence ATGAAATTACTAAAAGAAAGAATCATTCCAGCATTAATATTACTTGTTGTTTCTTTAGGAATTGTTATACCTCTTTCTATATTTTCGCCCATTTATTATGAAAGTAGAATAATAACTTTAGTTTTTATAAGTTTTATTACTGCAATTTTTAGTTATGAATTTTTTAAAGCAATGCGTTTAAAAAATATTTTTATTTATTTGTTAACTTTATCTTTAGTAGCTAGCATTGTTTTTCCTCTTACTAACTTAATACAAATACATCAGAACAATTTTCAACAACCTTTTGATACACGACAAATTATTATTTTTATACAAAATATTGCACAAAGTTGAGAAACAATAATTATTATTTTAACTGTTTCATTAATATTTTTTATTATTGAAAAAGTTACTAGAAAATTAACTTTTAATGATTTATTATTAAGAACTTTTTATGTGTTATTTACTTCGTATTTATTTTCTATTGTCATGAAATCATTTATGATTTTTCTAGATTTTGATTATAAACTATGATTAATTCCTCTTGCAATTGCAATTAGTTATGATACTGGTGGTTTTTTTGCAGGTAAATATTTAGGCAAAAAAATTATAAAAAAATCTTTTGCTCCTATTATTTCTCCTAATAAAACATGAGAGGGTTTTATCTTTGGATCGCTTATAGCAATTATTATTGCCAGTGTTTTAACTTTTAGTTTAAATCTATTCCAAATGCATAATTATAGTTTAATAAAACAAATTATTTTTGTGTTATTAGCACCATTAATTGCTGCAATAGGAGATTTATATTTTTCTTTAATCAAACGTTTGAATGGTATCAAAGACTATTCAAAAATTCTTCTAGGTCATGGCGGATTTTTAGATCGTTTTGATAGTATTTTGTTTATTTTATTCTTTATTTTTATTATTTGTATGTTTTAA
- the rlmB gene encoding 23S rRNA (guanosine(2251)-2'-O)-methyltransferase RlmB, translated as MEKLILCGRNSVFDAIDNNFQIEKIFISYENIKLLQKLSHTKIKIEKKSKQFLDNMTKENHQGIIAILKFFPIYDINTFFNDKPSNILILDHIQDPHNLGAIIRTANAFGIKHIIIPKDRSADITATVLKISSGGFIDIKIAKVANISAVIKKLKEHNYWIFATALSEKAITLEKVKFNEKNVLIVGNEEKGISLPVLKMSDQVIYIKQFGKVQSLNVSVATGILLYELTKENNC; from the coding sequence ATGGAAAAATTAATATTGTGTGGAAGAAACAGCGTTTTTGATGCTATTGATAATAATTTTCAAATTGAAAAAATTTTCATAAGTTATGAAAATATTAAATTACTGCAAAAACTTTCACACACTAAAATTAAAATAGAGAAAAAAAGCAAACAATTTCTTGATAATATGACAAAAGAAAATCATCAAGGGATAATTGCAATTTTAAAATTTTTTCCTATTTATGATATAAATACTTTTTTTAATGATAAACCTTCAAATATTTTAATTTTAGATCATATTCAAGATCCACATAATTTAGGCGCAATTATTAGAACAGCTAATGCTTTTGGTATAAAACATATAATAATTCCTAAAGATCGCTCTGCTGATATTACGGCAACTGTTTTAAAAATTTCTTCCGGCGGTTTTATTGATATAAAAATTGCTAAAGTTGCTAATATTTCTGCCGTTATTAAAAAATTAAAAGAACATAATTATTGAATTTTTGCCACTGCTTTATCTGAAAAAGCAATTACCTTAGAAAAAGTTAAATTTAATGAAAAAAATGTTTTAATTGTTGGTAACGAAGAAAAAGGAATAAGTCTTCCTGTTTTAAAAATGTCGGATCAAGTAATATACATTAAACAATTTGGAAAAGTTCAATCATTAAATGTTTCTGTGGCAACAGGAATTTTATTATATGAATTAACAAAGGAAAATAATTGTTAG